Proteins from one Malaya genurostris strain Urasoe2022 chromosome 2, Malgen_1.1, whole genome shotgun sequence genomic window:
- the LOC131427201 gene encoding HEAT repeat-containing protein 5B isoform X3: MELSHSLTLNEDALNQLPEQKRPVFIFEWLRFLDKVLVAAQKSDIKGCQKKLVEQLTQHIQGSPGPPTRKLIARCLATLFSVGDTFLLFETVNKCNDILKNKDDSPSYLATRLAAICVVGCMYEKLGRMMGRSYEETVHILVKSLKNAESQVRIEIMLTLEKVCAGMGSAVSNVHKDIYKAVRYCLTDRVMAVRVAASNCLLEMTKHAPFLYTTELESLAALCFRAFDSCNYEVRCAVAKLLGTLIACTQNGSLKNFSMTSSGSSTKSIRPTSLDEALGVLMSGFLRGGVSFLKGTGEIIKGSSGVNREVRVGVTHAYVIFVQTMGGLWLERNMQAFLVHVLDLVANPKAASSHVDAVYSRKCINFILRSVIGKMLGEKAQTSACKELIHVIAKQMNSIDFNPENAKDSNQETLFGQHLLVCALQELGSLVLLLGTTAQNLLTDQSLNFIDATCAVLIHPCMAARLAAAWCLRCICVAVPSQITPLIDRFIDAIEKMRTSPDAISGYSCALAAVLGGVRSSPLGIPHTRGKVIFNTAEELLRTASQNSRLSLSRTQAGWLLIGAIMTLGVPVVKGLLPRMLLLWRNAFPRSTKELDSEKARGDAFTWQVTLEGRAGALSVMHSFLLHCPELVTDDITRRLLTPIESALAMLINITSVLKSYGQHLKAPTAMVRLRLYETLSLLAANALEASYTHLLRMLVSEFTLTENPANTTTSLLRQMCHADDSIILGTWLQETDHRTIEDQLQPNSAAGSGALEHDPCCLYRTIAKGEQCPGPLPLGVAVIDQSVTLFGLIFPKVANKHRLQMLEHFGECIKHAKSSRQEAVQMNIFTALLSGLKGLTETKSGIGQEEVRKSATNLIINALICTNPILRCAAGEALGRIAQVLGDSRITAELAQTSFDRLKSARDVVTRTGHSLALGCLHRYVGGMGSSQHLNTSVSILLALAQDGSSPIVQVWSLYALSLIADSGGLMFRGYVEPTLSLALKLLLSVPQSHVDVHQCIGRVLSALITTMGPELQGSGATICTARSSFLCAAAIMQAHADPLVQAEATGCLQQLHLFAPRHVNLSTLVPNLCQNLSSNYLMLRKAAVSCLRQLTTREAKEVCEHAMSLVRDDDGFTLSDYGLPGVLFGMLDTESDNVMVKNIHDTITSMLQILAADNLSQWLSMCKNVLTVASEAALTAGPAEVAGGGAKEEQDDAEDNEADDDNIEFHAEDNQVTHPAVQPRWPTRVFAAECVRKIISTCESANAAHYDLLLAKEMQITKSRGDYLVLHLSDLIRMAFMAATSDSDQLRLEGLKTLQEIIDKFARVPEPEFPGHLLLEQFQAQVGAALRPAFSQDTPSHVTAAACEVCSAWIGSGVARDLNDLRRVHQLLVSNLSKLNDKTNSTQLYNESMATLEKLSILKAWAQVYIMAMIGNGSAPASLMLKTLSSSSSTIAPLVGEPNKPDEEFGDFESRGESLLALVQPELTNLSTHWLAALKDYALLSLPPDYASQLPHDGGAFYTNETMNLSKPHYLTSWPPILYAAALWLNADGFAKHATNPTTATSDEDKANANDVSSIKTTDKTNHNVTTSTVGGNDSHTISHGSISADRFHLVFGICMEALCSTRTNEKLDSVIACLQSLYTIFDSKWSRLMMTKNKSLPVELCNVLHRLILTRDSVEVQYLCILILKQTISASNESLELEKYDKQTEAANKTDNENEENPDIDNLGEGGEEGEILPGKSHVYAVMEVVLCLLARQIPAMNPSQSTRVATEQIQRQMTQAKNGRFKLSEDNSLLVATILQSMSDLTKLCSPTGALSILPTMLYLTTGVIKEVATKSVNDETIIANSNIIQSALQLLKTLATDRYAKHEMSAEAWRKLLQSALGKIIDLTKTGCEETKLDEVTVMLAIAVFLLHTPSSLVSIPNLQYPCINHFRQCLISGSPMVRLKCVQTMRSIFINTDLKVSTPYIHALAPRLIETLYSETNRYPQNDMELAFILEGISTLEALMALAEPQNQESIQGIQMLTLLIPILINYLLEPEELRTHTKQSAQLHEQSIQWLMKIGPKYPHEFKTFMSQAPELRTKLETAVKRNQMTAIQAKNKSEVANAVARASATQQQKPTIELKTDFSNFSTT; encoded by the exons ATGGAGCTATCACATAGTCTGACACTAAATGAGGATGCCCTCAACCAACTGCCAGAACAGAAGCGTCCAGTGTTTATCTTCGAATGGCTCCGTTTTCTTGATAAGGTACTCGTTGCTGCTCAAAAATCGGACATCAAAGGTTGTCAGAAAAAGTTAGTTGAACAACTGACGCAGCACATTCAAGGTTCACCAGGACCTCCAACGAGGAAGCTGATCGCTCGCTGTCTTGCAACGCTATTCTCCGTAGGAGATACATTTCTGTTGTTCGAAACTGTGAACAAGTGTAACGATATCTTAAAAAATAAGGATGATTCTCCAAGTTATCTTGCTACGCGACTAGCCGCAATATGTGTCGTGGGTTGCATGTACGAGAAGCTTGGACGAATGATGGGTCGATCATATGAGGAAACCGTACACATTTTagtaaaatcgttaaaaaatgCTGAATCGCAAGTTCGAATAGAAATAATGCTTACCCTTGAGAAGGTTTGTGCTGGAATGGGTTCAGCAGTTTCTAATGTTCACAAAGATATCTATAAAGCCGTTCGTTACTGTCTTACCGATCGCGTGATGGCAGTGCGAGTAGCAGCATCCAATTGCTTGCTTGAGATGACCAAACACGCACCATTCTTGTACACCACCGAGCTGGAAAGTTTGGCTGCGTTGTGTTTCCGTGCGTTCGACAGTTGCAACTACGAAGTGAGATGTGCTGTTGCAAAATTACTTGGAACATTGATTGCATGCACGCAGAATGGCAgtcttaaaaattttagtatgaCTTCTTCCGGATCCAGCACTAAATCGATACGACCGACATCGCTGGACGAAGCACTTGGTGTGTTAATGTCCGGATTTCTGCGCGGTGGGGTATCATTTCTCAAAGGAACAGGCGAAATAATCAAGGGTAGTTCCGGAGTGAATCGCGAAGTGCGGGTTGGTGTAACTCATGCATACGTCATTTTTGTTCAAACGATGGGTGGCTTGTGGTTGGAACGAAACATGCAAGCTTTTTTGGTGCACGTGCTCGATTTAGTCGCGAATCCCAAGGCGGCTTCTTCTCATGTGGATGCTGTTTACTCTAGGAAGTGTATCAATTTCATTCTGCGGTCAGTTATTGGAAAAATGTTAGGAGAAAAAGCACAAACTTCTGCTTGCAAAGAGTTGATTCATGTGATAGCGAAACAAATGAATTCCATTGATTTCAATCCGGAAAATGCAAAAGACTCGAATCAGGAAACATTGTTTGGACAGCATTTGTTAGTATGTGCGCTCCAAGAGCTCGGGAGCCTAGTCTTACTGCTGGGAACTACAGCGCAAAATCTTCTGACCGATCAATCGCTGAATTTTATTGATGCGACATGTGCCGTGCTTATTCATCCCTGCATGGCGGCAAGACTGGCTGCAGCTTGGTGTCTACGGTGCATCTGCGTGGCCGTACCCAGTCAGATAACTCCTCTGATTGATCGATTCATTGATGCAATTGAGAAAATGCGAACATCTCCAGATGCCATCTCTGGGTACAGCTGTGCCCTGGCAGCAGTATTAGGAGGAGTGCGTTCTTCTCCTCTCGGCATTCCACACACGCGAGGAAAGGTCATTTTCAATACAGCAGAAGAGTTACTACGAACTGCTAGTCAGAACAGTAGATTATCTTTGAGTAGGACGCAAGCCGGTTGGTTACTGATTGGAGCTATTATGACCCTTGGCGTACCTGTCGTTAAAGGACTGCTTCCACGGATGTTGCTGTTGTGGCGCAATGCATTTCCTCGTTCCACAAAAGAGCTGGACTCGGAAAAGGCTCGTGGAGATGCGTTTACGTGGCAGGTCACCCTAGAAGGACGAGCCGGAGCCCTCTCCGTCATGCACagttttcttcttcattgtCCGGAATTGGTGACAGATGATATCACTCGTCGTCTTCTGACACCGATCGAAAGTGCTCTGGCTAtgcttatcaa CATAACATCGGTTCTGAAGAGTTATGGGCAGCATTTGAAGGCTCCTACAGCAATGGTTCGATTGCGGCTATACGAAACGCTTTCACTGTTAGCGGCAAACGCTTTGGAAGCGTCATACACGCATTTGTTGCGCATGCTAGTATCCGAATTTACGCTGACTGAAAATCCCGCTAACACAACAACATCGCTTCTACGGCAAATGTGTCACGCAGACGATTCCATCATTCTTGGCACGTGGTTGCAGGAGACCGATCATCGCACCATTGAAGATCAA CTTCAACCGAACAGTGCGGCCGGTTCGGGTGCGTTGGAACACGATCCTTGCTGCCTATACCGTACTATTGCCAAAGGAGAGCAATGTCCTGGACCGCTTCCGCTCGGTGTCGCCGTGATTGATCAGTCTGTGACACTGTTCGGACTGATCTTTCCGAAAGTGGCCAACAAACATCGCCTGCAGATGTTGGAACATTTCGGCGAATGCATCAAACACGCAAAGAGTTCCCGCCAGGAAGCAGTACAGATGAACATTTTTACAGCACTGCTGAGTGGTCTCAAAGGGCTGACGGAAACAAAATCCGGTATTGGTCAAGaagaagtgcggaaaagtgctaCCAATTTGATTATCAATGCGTTGATTTGTACAAATCCCATTCTGCGGTGTGCTGCTGGAGAGGCCCTCGGGCGTATCGCCCAAGTACTCGGAGATTCAAGAATCACTGCTGAATTGGCTCAAACCAGTTTCGATCGTTTGAAATCGGCGCGGGATGTAGTGACTAGGACGGGTCATTCACTGGCATTGGGTTGTTTGCATCGCTATGTAGGTGGAATGGGTTCTTCGCAGCATCTGAACACCAGTGTGTCCATTTTACTGGCATTGGCTCAGGATGGGAGCTCACCGATCGTACAGGTTTGGTCCCTGTATGCACTGTCATTGATAGCCGACTCGGGTGGTCTTATGTTTAGAGGATATGTTGAGCCCACGCTTTCATTGGCACTGAAACTGTTGCTTTCAGTGCCGCAGTCGCATGTCGATGTACATCAGTGCATTGGGCGTGTTCTGAGTGCACTGATCACTACAATGGGCCCGGAGTTGCAAGGAAGTGGGGCAACGATTTGCACTGCCAGATCCTCATTCCTCTGTGCTGCCGCTATTATGCAAGCTCATGCGGATCCGTTAGTACAAGCAGAAGCCACTGGATGTTTACAGCAGCTGCACCTGTTCGCACCACGCCATGTCAATTTATCGACCTTAGTTCCTAATCTGTGTCAAAATCTTAGCAGTAACTATTTGATGCTACGTAAAGCGGCAGTTTCCTGTCTACGTCAATTAACCACTCGCGAAGCGAAAGAAGTCTGTGAACACGCCATGAGCTTGGTGcgcgatgatgatggatttactTTGTCGGATTATGGATTACCGGGCGTTTTGTTTGGTATGCTCGACACGGAGAGTGACAATGTGATGGTCAAAAATATCCACGATACCATAACATCGATGCTGCAAATACTGGCTGCTGACAATCTGTCTCAGTGGCTCAGTATGTGTAAAAACGTTCTAACAGTGGCTTCCGAAGCGGCGCTAACGGCGGGACCAGCCGAAGTTGCTGGTGGTGGAGCTAAAGAAGAGCAAGATGATGCAGAAGACAACGAAGCAGATGATGATAATATTGAGTTCCATGCCGAAGATAATCAAGTTACGCATCCGGCCGTCCAGCCTCGGTGGCCTACCAGAGTATTTGCAGCTGAGTGTGTAAGGAAAATTATATCCACATGTGAAAGTGCAAATGCGGCCCACTACGATTTACTATTGGCCAAAGAAATGCAAATAACAAAATCTCGCGGCGACTATCTGGTACTGCATCTGTCCGACCTAATTCGAATGGCATTCATGGCGGCAACCAGTGATTCCGATCAGCTCCGGCTAGAAGGTCTGAAGACATTACAAGAAATAATCGACAAATTCGCACGTGTTCCTGAGCCGGAATTTCCCGGTCACCTTCTGTTAGAGCAATTCCAAGCTCAAGTTGGTGCAGCTTTACGGCCAGCCTTCTCACAAGATACCCCATCCCATGTCACAGCGGCTGCGTGTGAGGTTTGTTCGGCATGGATTGGTTCCGGAGTTGCAAGGGATTTGAACGATCTACGTCGCGTCCATCAGTTGCTGGTGTCGAATTTGAGCAAATTAAACGATAAAACCAACAGCACACAGTTGTACAACGAAAGCATGGCTACACTGGAGAAGCTAAGCATTTTGAAAGCATGGGCTCAGGTCTACATAATGGCAATGATTGGCAACGGGTCTGCCCCGGCCAGTTTAATGTTGAAAACATTATCGTCATCATCCAGTACAATTGCTCCGTTGGTCGGTGAACCAAACAAACCGGACGAGGAATTTGGAGATTTTGAAAGTCGCGGAGAAAGCTTGCTGGCACTGGTACAACCGGAGTTGACCAATCTATCCACACACTGGTTAGCAGCACTGAAGGATTACGCTTTGCTTTCACTACCGCCAGACTACGCTAGTCAACTTCCGCACGACGGTGGAGCTTTTTACACAAACGAAACCATGAATCTATCCAAACCGCATTATTTAACATCATGGCCACCGATTCTATATGCAGCTGCGCTCTGGTTGAATGCAGATGGGTTTGCCAAACACGCCACCAATCCAACTACTGCGACCAGTGACGAAGACAAGGCAAATGCTAACGATGTGTCGAGTATTAAAACCACTGACAAGACTAACCACAACGTTACTACGAGCACAGTGGGTGGCAACGATAGTCATACAATTTCGCATGGTAGTATCAGTGCCGACCGGTTCCATTTGGTCTTCGGAATTTGCATGGAGGCACTCTGCAGCACAAGAACAAACGAAAAGCTAGACAGTGTCATTGCATGTTTACAGTCATTGTACACGATATTCGACTCGAAGTGGTCCCGTCTGATGATGACGAAAAACAAATCACTTCCCGTCGAGTTGTGTAATGTGTTACATCGATTGATACTGACACGGGACAGTGTTGAAGTGCAGTACCTGTGTATCTTGATACTGAAACAAACCATTAGCGCAAGTAACGAATCTCTTGAGTTGGAAAAATATGACAAGCAAACAGAAGCAGCGAACAAAACCGATAACGAGAATGAAGAGAATCCCGACATCGACAATCTTGGCGAAGGTGGTGAGGAAGGCGAAATTTTACCGGGGAAATCGCACGTCTACGCCGTGATGGAAGTAGTTTTGTGTCTTCTTGCTCGTCAAATTCCCGCGATGAATCCGTCGCAGAGTACACGCGTTGCAACGGAACAAATTCAGCGACAAATGACTCAAGCAAAGAACGGACGGTTCAAGTTATCGGAAGACAATAGTCTTCTGGTAGCGACCATTCTGCAAAGTATGTCGGACCTAACAAAGCTTTGCTCACCTACCG gagcTCTATCTATTCTTCCGACAATGCTCTATCTTACTACTGGTGTCATAAAGGAAGTTGCAACCAAATCGGTCAACGATGAAACTATAATAGCAAACTCCAATATTATACAATCGGCATTGCAGTTACTGAAAACTTTAGCTACCGATCGATACGCTAAACATGAAATGTCAGCGGAAGCATGGCGAAAGCTGCTACAGAGTGCGCTCGGTAAAATTATAGACCTGACCAAGACAGGCTGCGAGGAAACCAAGCTGGACGAAGTAACCGTGATGTTGGCCATAGCAGTTTTTCTGCTGCACACTCCGTCTTCACTGGTATCGATACCGAATTTACAGTATCCatgcatcaatcatttccggcaGTGCTTGATAAGCGGCTCGCCGATGGTTCGTTTGAAATGTGTTCAAACGATGCGTTCAATTTTCATCAATACCGACTTGAAAGTTTCCACTCCTTACATTCATGCGTTGGCCCCGAGGCTGATTGAAACGCTGTACTCCGAAACGAACCGGTACCCGCAGAACGATATGGAACTGGCATTTATACTGGAGGGTATCTCAACGCTAGAAGCGTTGATGGCACTGGCAGAGCCTCAAAATC AAGAATCAATACAAG GTATCCAAATGCTGACTTTGCTCATTCCCATTCTGATCAATTACCTACTGGAGCCGGAAGAATTGCGCACACATACGAAACAGTCCGCCCAGTTACACGAACAGTCGATCCAGTGGCTGATGAAGATTGGTCCGAAGTATCCGCATGAATTTAAAACGTTCATGTCGCAGGCACCGGAGTTGCGGACGAAGTTGGAAACGGCTGTCAAGCGCAACCAGATGACAGCAATTCAGGCGAAAAACAAAAGCGAGGTCGCCAACGCGGTAGCACGTGCCAGTGCGACACAGCAGCAGAAACCTACGATCGAGTTGAAAACCGACTTCAGCAACTTTAGCACGACCTAG